Proteins encoded in a region of the Lepisosteus oculatus isolate fLepOcu1 chromosome 23, fLepOcu1.hap2, whole genome shotgun sequence genome:
- the LOC107075757 gene encoding CD209 antigen-like protein E isoform X3: MAEDITYSVIGFSTVTGQRTADVTSPPTLPGPPHIHSSRKSWVLIFLGVVTCVFVVTVLPMGIALWKTNCEEKALVRLRESLCGSDKPEHKGRLCEFCPSGWVKGSRGNCYFISPEQKPWSSARQACSELGTDLLAIQDQAEMKRSECDWKRWGLCWWILESRQWHPLLIFLLNRCAVDL, translated from the exons ATGGCAGAAGATATAACCTACTCAGTCATTGGTTTTTCCACAGTCACTGGACAGAGGACTGCAGATGTCACTTCTCCTCCAACACTGCCAGGACCCCCCCATA TTCACTCCAGCCGCAAGAGCTGGGTCCTCATCTTCCTGGGAGTCGTGACTTGTGTCTTTGTGGTCACAGTCCTTCCGATGGGCATTGCCT TGTGGAAGACCAACTGTGAAGAGAAGGCGCTGGTGAGACTCAGAGAGTCTCTGTGTGGGAGTGACAAGCCTGAGCACAAAG ggcGGCTGTGTGAATTCTGTCCCAGCGGGTGGGTGAAGGGCTCCAGAGGAAACTGTTACTTTATCTCCCCTGAACAGAAGCCCTGGAGCTCAGCTCGTCAGGCCTGTTCTGAGCTGGGCACTGATCTCCTGGCCATCCAGGACCAAGCTGAGATG AAGCGAAGTGAGTGTGACTGGAAAAGGTGGGGATTGTGCTGGTGGATTCTGGAGTCGCGACAATGGCACCCTCTTCTCATCTTCCTGCTCAACAGATGTGCGGTGGATCTGTGA
- the LOC107075755 gene encoding C-type lectin domain family 7 member A-like, with protein sequence MEKTRPRKKERHEVPETHSRGKAAETCRAREKAKKNRKRATDRERRQERKGGTVVMVNDEIYANAKFSRIATPEGPACILPLTKQELPNTQSRCRRCVLCALGVTVCVLLATVAALGAILWSSQADWDRRLGEKEKELERYRGQRKIHWNETERQEMECARHKNALESSFCLDVVSWKRKQQCCPEGWKGGDSGRCYYISSDRRAWESAKQFCSSVGAQLVVIENKKEMELLKTLILSYDYWTGLRRKDGGGWSWVEGGALDTTVGTVSAGRIPGDCVSVFRSRDGISLSAAVCSTPLHWICEGGAAGVWQPPWSALKS encoded by the exons ATGGAGAAGACGAGACCGAGGAAGAAGGAGAGACATGAGGTGCCGGAGACACACTCTCGAGGAAAAGCAGCTGAGACCTGCAGAGCCAGAGAGAAAGcgaagaaaaacagaaagagagcgacagacagagagagacggcaGGAGAGAAAAGGAGGGACAGTGGTCATGGTTAATGACGAGATTTACGCTAATGCTAAATTCTCCAGAATCGCCACACCTGAGGGCCCAGCCTGCATTCTTCCTCTAACAAAGCAAGAACTTCCCAATA CCCAGTCCAGGTGTAGAAGATGTGTCCTCTGTGCTCTGGGAGTCACAGTGTGCGTGTTACTGGCCACCGTCGCTGCCCTGGGGGCTATCT TGTGGAGTAGCCAAGCAGACTGGGATCGCAGACTgggggagaaggagaaggagctgGAGAGATACAGGGGCCAAAGGAAGATACACTGGAATGAAACGGAGAGGCAGGAGATGGAATGTGCCAGACACAAGAACGCCCTTGAGTCTTCGTTCTGTCTGGACGTGGTCTCCTGGAAGAGAA agCAGCAGTGCTGTCCAGAGGGATGGAAGGGGGGAGACAGTGGAAGATGTTACTACATTTCCAGTGACCGGAGAGCCTGGGAGTCTGCAAAACAGTTCTGTTCATCAGTAGGAGCTCAGCTGGTGGTGATTGAGAACAAGAAAGAGATG GAGCTCCTGAAGACTCTGATACTTAGCTATGACTACTGGACGGGCTTGAGGAGGAAGGATGGTGGTGGTTGGAGTTGGGTGGAGGGTGGAGCTCTTGACACAACAGT GGGTACAGTTAGTGCCGGTCGCATTCCTGGGGACTGTGTCTCTGTATTCCGGTCCCGAGATGGGATTTCTTTGTCCGCGGCTGTCTGTAGTACACCGCTCCACTGGATCTGTGAGGGGGGGGCTGCCGGAGTCTGGCAGCCTCCCTGGTCTGCGCTCAAGAGCTGA
- the LOC107075757 gene encoding natural killer cells antigen CD94-like isoform X2 gives MAEDITYSVIGFSTVTGQRTADVTSPPTLPGPPHIHSSRKSWVLIFLGVVTCVFVVTVLPMGIAWRLCEFCPSGWVKGSRGNCYFISPEQKPWSSARQACSELGTDLLAIQDQAEMKSLEALVKHNYFYWIGLNRSDSSSEWRWVDGRVLETALSEVSVTGKGGDCAGGFWSRDNGTLFSSSCSTDVRWICERPPIRV, from the exons ATGGCAGAAGATATAACCTACTCAGTCATTGGTTTTTCCACAGTCACTGGACAGAGGACTGCAGATGTCACTTCTCCTCCAACACTGCCAGGACCCCCCCATA TTCACTCCAGCCGCAAGAGCTGGGTCCTCATCTTCCTGGGAGTCGTGACTTGTGTCTTTGTGGTCACAGTCCTTCCGATGGGCATTGCCT ggcGGCTGTGTGAATTCTGTCCCAGCGGGTGGGTGAAGGGCTCCAGAGGAAACTGTTACTTTATCTCCCCTGAACAGAAGCCCTGGAGCTCAGCTCGTCAGGCCTGTTCTGAGCTGGGCACTGATCTCCTGGCCATCCAGGACCAAGCTGAGATG AAGAGCCTGGAAGCTCTTGTAAAACACAATTACTTCTACTGGATTGGCCTGAATAGAAGTGACAGCAGTTCAGAATGGAGATGGGTTGATGGCAGAGTTTTGGAGACAGCATT AAGCGAAGTGAGTGTGACTGGAAAAGGTGGGGATTGTGCTGGTGGATTCTGGAGTCGCGACAATGGCACCCTCTTCTCATCTTCCTGCTCAACAGATGTGCGGTGGATCTGTGAGCGACCGCCCATCCGAGTGTGA
- the LOC107075757 gene encoding natural killer cells antigen CD94-like isoform X1 encodes MAEDITYSVIGFSTVTGQRTADVTSPPTLPGPPHIHSSRKSWVLIFLGVVTCVFVVTVLPMGIALWKTNCEEKALVRLRESLCGSDKPEHKGRLCEFCPSGWVKGSRGNCYFISPEQKPWSSARQACSELGTDLLAIQDQAEMKSLEALVKHNYFYWIGLNRSDSSSEWRWVDGRVLETALSEVSVTGKGGDCAGGFWSRDNGTLFSSSCSTDVRWICERPPIRV; translated from the exons ATGGCAGAAGATATAACCTACTCAGTCATTGGTTTTTCCACAGTCACTGGACAGAGGACTGCAGATGTCACTTCTCCTCCAACACTGCCAGGACCCCCCCATA TTCACTCCAGCCGCAAGAGCTGGGTCCTCATCTTCCTGGGAGTCGTGACTTGTGTCTTTGTGGTCACAGTCCTTCCGATGGGCATTGCCT TGTGGAAGACCAACTGTGAAGAGAAGGCGCTGGTGAGACTCAGAGAGTCTCTGTGTGGGAGTGACAAGCCTGAGCACAAAG ggcGGCTGTGTGAATTCTGTCCCAGCGGGTGGGTGAAGGGCTCCAGAGGAAACTGTTACTTTATCTCCCCTGAACAGAAGCCCTGGAGCTCAGCTCGTCAGGCCTGTTCTGAGCTGGGCACTGATCTCCTGGCCATCCAGGACCAAGCTGAGATG AAGAGCCTGGAAGCTCTTGTAAAACACAATTACTTCTACTGGATTGGCCTGAATAGAAGTGACAGCAGTTCAGAATGGAGATGGGTTGATGGCAGAGTTTTGGAGACAGCATT AAGCGAAGTGAGTGTGACTGGAAAAGGTGGGGATTGTGCTGGTGGATTCTGGAGTCGCGACAATGGCACCCTCTTCTCATCTTCCTGCTCAACAGATGTGCGGTGGATCTGTGAGCGACCGCCCATCCGAGTGTGA
- the LOC107075745 gene encoding C-type lectin domain family 1 member A-like encodes MDPDSVYTGLQKPAQDVYETVTRRAEREPGGEQTTVQCWCRRGIPMALGVTVCVLLVTVIALGTVLWKTSRDCEIHLREKNRQLERLRNETERNRTETQRYIEDLESVFCVDPSTGERKQQCCPQGWKEGDCGRCYYVSTERRSWESAHQFCSSVEAHLVEIENKRELRVLNGLVQTYDYWTGLSRKDRGGAWSWVTGGALNTALVAVSESHRGGDRAAAFRGSGEVYLYSASCTLPYQWICEAEPEIVWAMGEARGGLGKGVSPAHRGRY; translated from the exons ATGGATCCAGACAGCGTTTACACTGGGCTACAGAAACCAGCACAGGACGTGTACGAGACTGTGAccaggagagcagagagagagccagGAGGAGAGCAAACCA CAGTGcagtgctggtgcaggaggggtATCCCGATGGCTCTGGGCGTCACAGTGTGTGTCTTACTGGTCACAGTCATCGCCCTGGGGACAGTCT TGTGGAAGACCAGCAGAGACTGTGAGATCCACCTGAGGGAGAAGAACAGACAACTGGAGAGACTCAGGAATGAAACcgagagaaacaggactgaaactCAGAGATATATTGAAGATCTGGAGTCGGTCTTCTGTGTGGACCCTTCTACTGGGGAGAGAA agCAGCAGTGCTGTCCACAGGGATGGAAGGAGGGAGACTGTGGTAGATGTTACTACGTCTCTACTGAGCGAAGATCCTGGGAGTCTGCACATCAGTTCTGCTCGTCAGTGGAAGCTCATCTGGTAGAAATTGAAAACAAGAGAGAACTG AGGGTTCTCAATGGTCTAGTGCAAACCTACGACTATTGGACTGGCCTGAGCAGGAAGGACAGGGGAGGAGCGTGGAGCTGGGTCACAGGTGGAGCCCTGAACACAGCACT AGTCGCCGTCAGCGAGAGCCACCGCGGGGGCGACCGCGCCGCTGCGTTCCGGGGCTCGGGCGAGGTCTATCTGTACTCGGCCTCTTGCACGCTGCCCTACCAGTGGATCTGCGAGGCGGAGCCTGAGATAGTGTGGGCGATGGGAGAGGCAAGGGGCGGTCTGGGCAAAGGGGTCAGCCCCGCCCACCGTGGGCGGTATTAA